A genomic segment from Chanos chanos chromosome 2, fChaCha1.1, whole genome shotgun sequence encodes:
- the rpp25b gene encoding ribonuclease P protein subunit p25b: MELNVTKDRCLALTAQAESTAAQPVSAPDPALLTGPHAALKLGLGGFKKVCRLEEDTPCPFPGLPSGFLEMRVKEGSKIRNLMGFAMARMQGGGGGDGDGRQGSGLRQVVFTGSGRAVTKTITCVEIMKRKMGGLHQVTKLRYKGVREVWGSDEGGGSEMTVHRTVPSISILLSKDQLDPQEPGYQPPETHGTLWEEGDGLESPQDPGKRALRLTDLSGQPQSKRVCLQGGSSVE, encoded by the coding sequence ATGGAGCTGAACGTTACCAAAGACAGGTGCCTGGCCCTCACAGCCCAGGctgagtctacagctgcccagcctgtctctgctcctgacCCTGCCCTGCTGACTGGGCCTCACGCAGCTCTGAAGCTGGGTTTGGGCGGCTTCAAGAAGGTGTGTCGTCTGGAGGAGGACACCCCCTGCCCCTTCCCCGGGCTGCCGTCCGGTTTCTTGGAGATGCGTGTGAAAGAGGGCAGCAAGATCCGTAACCTGATGGGCTTTGCCATGGCTCGCATGCagggcggcggcggcggcgacGGCGACGGCAGGCAGGGGTCCGGACTCCGGCAGGTGGTCTTCACGGGCTCGGGTCGGGCCGTGACCAAGACCATCACCTGCGTGGAGATCATGAAGCGTAAGATGGGCGGCCTGCACCAGGTGACCAAGCTGAGGTATAAAGGCGTGAGGGAAGTCTGGGGAAGCGATGAAGGAGGAGGTTCGGAGATGACGGTGCACAGAACCGTGCCCTCCATCAGCATCCTTCTCTCCAAGGACCAGCTGGATCCTCAGGAGCCCGGCTACCAGCCGCCCGAGACACACGGCACACTGTGGGAAGAAGGGGACGGACTGGAAAGCCCACAGGACCCCGGGAAGAGAGCTCTGAGGCTGACGGATTTGTCTGGTCAGCCCCAGtcaaagagagtgtgtttacagGGGGGGAGCTCTGTTGAGTGA